A single Vanacampus margaritifer isolate UIUO_Vmar chromosome 14, RoL_Vmar_1.0, whole genome shotgun sequence DNA region contains:
- the LOC144033980 gene encoding Golgi phosphoprotein 3-like, producing MASLMQRSSGLVQRRTEATRSAAADKDRESDAEEEDARRGEDEEDDKGDSKETRLTLMEEVLLLGLKDREGYTSFWNDCISSGLRGCMLVELALRGRLQLEACGMRRKSLLSRKVICKSDAPTGDVLLDEALKHIKETQPPETVQSWIELLSGETWSPFKLHYQLRNVRERLAKNLVEKGVLTTEKQNFLLFDMTTHPLTNSTIKQRLVKKVQDSVLEKWVNDPHRMDKRVLSLILLAHSSDVLENAFAPLQDEQYDLGMKRVHTLLELEPEKESAKPGANELMWAVVAAFTK from the exons ATGGCTTCTCTGATGCAGAGATCCTCGGGCCTCGTCCAGCGGCGGACCGAGGCCACCCGTAGCGCCGCCGCCGATAAGGATAGGGAGTCCGAcgcggaggaggaggacgcgCGTCGCggcgaggacgaggaggacgacAAGGGGGACTCGAAGGAGACACGGCTCACACTCATGGAGGAGGTGCTGCTCCTGGGCCTCAAGGACCGAGAG GGCTACACGTCCTTTTGGAACGACTGCATTTCGTCCGGCCTCCGAGGCTGCATGCTTGTCGAGCTGGCTCTCCGGGGGAGGCTACAGCTGGAGGCCTGCGGCATGAGGAGGAAAAGTCTGCTGTCCAGAAAG GTGATCTGCAAGTCCGACGCGCCAACCGGAGACGTGCTGCTGGATGAGGCCTTGAAGCACATTAAGGAGACGCAACCTCCCGAGACGGTGCAGAGCTGGATCGAGCTGCTGAGCG GAGAGACCTGGAGTCCCTTTAAGCTACACTACCAGCTGAGGAACGTGCGGGAACGACTGGCCAAAAACCTGGTTGAGAAAGGCGTCCTGACCACGGAGAAACAGAACTTCCTGCTTTTTGACATGACTACGCATCCGCTCACCAATAGCACCATCAaacag CGGCTGGTGAAGAAGGTCCAAGACTCCGTTTTGGAGAAGTGGGTGAACGACCCGCACCGCATGGACAAGCGCGTGCTGTCTCTGATCCTGCTGGCGCACTCGTCGGACGTGCTGGAGAACGCCTTTGCGCCGCTCCAGGACGAGCAGTACGACCTGGGCATGAAGCGGGTGCACACGCTCCTGGAGCTGGAACCCGAGAAGGAGAGCGCCAAGCCCGGCGCCAATGAACTCATGTGGGCCGTGGTGGCCGCTTTCACCAAATGA
- the dhx29 gene encoding ATP-dependent RNA helicase DHX29 produces the protein MGGKKKKSTPPMVAVTAGPAGTAAASGRASAPTVGNGATDEPKKQPGSSKLSKAAKDNKSKAPKTYSLAKTAQVDTGGVSDKSVLKVSIQADLEKNIIKLINDFRQENGDKGPVSGRLTNKKLLDLYMALQRFNFKREHIEEAMKSSVLYGGDLHSALDWLCLNLRDEELPEGFSQQMQEESQRSRPRFQPPVRPRTPSPELPKTPPPKETSKASVKDDDARMKDWILRYAEQSSDEEEDEEEEGKKMPQRNPELDQKFDPNDRYLILTAQLYDAKEMAMAAKAKGDKTTQRMAQDRIRVIQQEMKPLESHPVFNPAIKVVEAPQKEKTMPSGNDVKEEIGFNLFERAEKDAPADKVIQQKKKNEPKDIRNFDYTARSWTGKSPKQFLIDWVRKNLPKSPPPAFHKVAAGRYWRCKVRVQRTEDVLEVCPTILTEDGMQAQHLGATLALFNLVKGQSVHQLLPSTYRDVWLEWRDGEQQQQEETRSAANKPRDQFIARLLTRLKQQQQQHHHHGLDSQSEGPTQVGNAAEEETEDSWENLASLDIAEKGGGAVEGKMEGRGGEREQEGALQTSRELLMKLRTSPLAQRLLAEREQLPVFQHQQRVLEALRRHRVVVVAGETGSGKSTQIPQFLLDELLLGGEAARACNIVVTQPRRISAMSLACRVSQELGCQDGPGSKSSLCGYQIRMENQSSEWTRLLYCTTGVLLRKLQHDRHLSTLTHIIVDEVHERSVQSDFLLTILKDVVSRRADLHLILMSATADCHKFSNYFNRCPVLNIPGRTFPVEVFHLEDIVEETGYVLEKDSEYCQKVLEDEEEVSIAVTQKGGKTSQHQEVILRESSLGWDLGPDLDHFSCRTRQVLQYMNPNKINMELLVELIAYLDKAPQFTALDGAVLVFLPGLSHIQQLFDLLSSDKRFKDKNRFRIVALHSTLSSKEQSAAFTVPPAGVRKIVLSTNIAETGVTIPDIVFVIDTGKTKENKYHESSQMSSLVETFVSKASALQRQGRAGRVRNGFCFRLYPKYRFDAFLDYSIPEILRVPLEELCLHIMKCEYGSPETFLSGALDAPQPQSVMNAVNLLRKIGACQPGHHLLTPLGQHLANLPVNVKIGKMLIYGAILGCLEPIATIAAAITEKSPFSTPMNRKEEANLAKAALALASSDHMTIYNAYRGWKNSQHEGLKAEMSYCRKHFLNRAALTTIEDVKQELMKMMEQAGFCSPRAPQALAASKPPVSLLGAALTAGLYDSVARILCVNSVDALERVACSAETPQGRAQVHPSSVNRNLQTHGWLLYQEKVKYTKIYLRDTTLISPFPMLLFGGDIDIQHRERLITLDGWMHFQAPVRIAVIFKHLRKLLDSLLAKKLENPRMNLEGERTIQIILELIKSENTA, from the exons ATGGGCGGTAAGAAGAAGAAATCAACCCCGCCGATGGTCGCTGTTACCGCGGGCCCGGCGGGAACTGCGGCGGCATCAGGCCGGGCTAGTGCTCCCACAGTCGGGAACGGTGCGACGGACGAGCCGAAGAAGCAACCGGGGAGCAGCAAGCTGAGCAAAGCAGCTAAAGACAACAAGTCTAAAG CTCCAAAGACCTACAGTCTGGCCAAAACTGCCCAGGTGGACACGGGTGGTGTGTCAGACAAATCCGTCCTGAAA GTTTCCATCCAGGCCGACCTGGAGAAAAACATCATCAAGCTGATCAATGACTTCCGGCAGGAGAACGGTGACAAAGGGCCCGTGTCAGGAAGACTCACCAACAAGAAACTTTTG GATCTGTACATGGCCCTGCAGAGGTTCAACTTCAAGCGGGAGCATATCGAGGAGGCCATGAAGAGCAGCGTGCTGTACGGCGGCGATCTCCACTCTGCCCTCGACTGGCTCTGCTTGAACCTTCGAGATG AGGAGCTACCTGAAGGTTTCAGCCAGCAGATGCAGGAGGAGAGCCAGAGGAGCAGGCCTAGGTTCCAGCCTCCTGTTCGGCCCCGGACACCTAGCCCCGAGCTACCTAAAACACCCCCTCCCAAAGAAACCAGCAAG GCATCCGTGAAGGATGATGACGCACGCATGAAGGATTGGATATTAAGGTACGCCGAGCAGAGCAGcgatgaagaggaggatgaggaagaagaaggaaagaagATGCCGCAACGCAACCCGGAATTGGACCAAAAGTTTGATCCT AATGACAGGTATCTGATCCTGACCGCTCAGCTATACGATGCTAAGGAAATGGCGATGGCGGCTAAAGCCAAAGGAGACAAGACGACTCAGCGGATGGCGCAAGACAGAATACGCGTCATACAACAAG AAATGAAGCCACTAGAGTCGCACCCCGTATTTAACCCGGCCATTAAAGTGGTGGAGGCACCCCAAAAAGAAAAGACGATGCCATCCGGCAATGACGTCAAAGAGGAAATCGGTTTCAACTTGTTTGAAAGGGCAGAAAAAGATGCCCCGGCAGATAAAG TCATacaacagaagaagaagaacgagCCAAAGGACATTCGTAACTTTGACTATACAGCACGTAGTTGGACAGGCAAGTCCCCGAAACAGTTCCTCATCGACTGGGTGCGCAAAAACCTTCCCAAGAGTCCTCCGCCGGCCTTCCACAAGGTGGCTGCGGGCAGATATTGGAGGTGCAA GGTGCGCGTTCAGAGGACGGAGGACGTCTTGGAAGTTTGTCCGACCATCCTGACTGAGGACGGCATGCAGGCTCAGCATCTGGGTGCCACTCTGGCACTGTTCAACCTGGTGAAAGGACAG TCGGTGCACCAGCTCCTCCCCTCAACCTACCGGGACGTGTGGCTGGAGTGGCGTGACggcgagcagcagcagcaggaagagACGCGCAGTGCCGCCAACAAGCCCCGCGACCAGTTCATTGCCCGACTCCTGACCCGCctcaagcagcagcagcagcagcatcaccACCACGGGTTAGATTCCCAATCCGAGGGCCCGACCCAAGTTGGCAATGCTGCGGAGGAGGAAACCGAGGACTCCTGGGAGAACCTGGCCTCTCTTGATATTGCGGAGAAAGGAGGAGGGGCTGTGGAGGGCAAGATGGAGGGAAGAGGAGGTGAGAGGGAACAGGAAGGTGCATTGCAGACGTCAAGAGAGCTCCTCATGAAGCTCAGGACGTCCCCCCTGGCTCAGAGACTTCTG GCGGAACGAGAGCAGCTTCCCGTCTTCCAGCACCAGCAACGCGTCCTGGAGGCCCTGCGGCGCCACCGCGTGGTGGTGGTGGCCGGCGAGACCGGCAGCGGCAAAAGCACGCAGATCCCACAGTTTCTTCTTGACGAACTGCTGCTTGGAGGGGAGGCGGCCCGAGCCTGCAACATCGTTGTCACGCAGCCCCGACGGATCTCTGCCATGAGTCTGGCCTGCAGGGTCAGCCAGGAGCTAGGCTGCCAGGACGGGCCGGGATCAAAG TCGTCGCTGTGCGGCTACCAGATCAGGATGGAGAACCAATCTAGCGAGTGGACTCGCTTGTTGTACTGCACCACCGGAGTTCTGCTGCGGAAGCTCCAGCACGACCGACACCTCAGCACGCTGACACACATCATAGTGGACGAG GTGCATGAGCGTAGCGTCCAGTCCGACTTCCTGCTCACCATCCTGAAGGACGTGGTTTCCAGGCGGGCAGACTTGCATCTGATCCTCATGAGCGCTACCGCCGACTGCCACAAGTTCTCAAACTACTTCAACCGCTGCCCCGTGCTCAACATTCCGGGACGGACCTTCCCGGTGGAG GTGTTCCATTTAGAGGATATAGTGGAGGAGACGGGCTACGTCCTGGAGAAGGACTCGGAATACTGCCAGAAGGTTCTGGAAGACGAAGAGGAAGTGAGCATCGCTGTCACACAAAAAGGCGGGAAAACATCACAGCACCAG GAGGTGATCTTGAGGGAATCGTCGCTAGGCTGGGATTTAGGTCCTGACCTGGACCACTTCAGCTGCAGGACTCGTCAGGTGCTGCAGTACATGAACCCCAACAAGATCAACATGGAGCTACTGGTGGAGCTCATCGCATACCTCG ATAAAGCTCCTCAATTCACAGCATTGGATGGCGCCGTTCTGGTCTTTCTGCCCGGTCTGTCTCACATCCAGCAGCTGTTTGACTTGCTGTCCTCAGACAAGCGCTTCaaggataaaaacag GTTCAGGATTGTCGCTCTGCACTCCACGCTGTCGTCAAAGGAGCAGTCTGCGGCCTTCACGGTGCCCCCGGCTGGCGTCAGGAAG ATTGTGTTGTCTACCAATATTGCAGAGACAGGTGTGACCATTCCCGATATTGTGTTTGTCATCGACACGGGAAAAACCAAGGAGAACAA ATACCACGAAAGCAGCCAGATGAGCTCCCTAGTGGAAACGTTTGTGTCCAAAGCTAGCGCCCTCCAGAGGCAGGGCAGAGCAGGACGCGTCCGCAACGGCTTCTGCTTCAGACTCTACCCAAAGTACAG ATTTGATGCATTTTTGGACTACTCCATTCCAGAGATACTTCGGGTGCCCCTGGAGGAGCTTTGTCTTCATATTATG aaatgcgaGTACGGCTCCCCGGAAACGTTCCTGAGCGGCGCCCTGGATGCCCCGCAGCCTCAGTCTGTGATGAACGCCGTCAACCTGCTGCGGAAGATCGGAGCCTGTCAGCCCGGCCACCACCTGCTCACTCCGCTGGGCCAACACCTGGCCAACCTGCCGGTCAACGTCAAGATTGGCAAGATGCTCATTTACGGCGCCATCTTGGGCTGCCTGGAGCCCATC GCGACCATCGCGGCAGCCATCACGGAGAAGTCTCCCTTTTCCACGCCCATGAACCGGAAGGAGGAAGCCAACCTGGCCAAAGCTGCGCTCGCATTGGCCAGTTCTGACCACATGACCATCTACAACGCATATCGCGG CTGGAAGAATTCCCAACATGAAGGACTCAAAGCAGAAATGTCCTACTGCCGGAAACACTTTCTCAACCGCGCCGCACTTACCACAATAGAG GACGTGAAGCAGGagctgatgaagatgatggagCAGGCGGGCTTCTGCTCACCGCGTGCACCCCAGGCCCTGGCGGCATCCAAGCCGCCCGTGTCACTGCTGGGGGCCGCGCTGACGGCAGGCCTGTACGACAGCGTGGCGCGCATCTTGTGCGTCAACTCCGTGGATGCGCTGGAGCGAGTGGCGTGCTCGGCGGAGACGCCGCAGGGCCGAGCGCAGGTGCACCCGTCGTCCGTCAACCGCAACCTGCAGACGCACGGCTGGCTGCTCTACCAGGAGAAG GTGAAGTACACCAAGATCTACCTGCGAGACACCACTCTCATATCTCCGTTCCCCATGCTGCTCTTTGGAGGAGACATTGACATTCAGCACAGGGAACGCCTCATCACGCTGGACGGATGGATGCACTTTCAG GCTCCTGTGCGCATCGCTGTGATCTTCAAACACTTGAGGAAGCTGTTGGACTCGTTGCTGGCGAAGAAGCTGGAGAACCCGCGGATGAATTTAGAAG GTGAGAGGACCATCCAAATCATCTTGGAGCTGATCAAGTCGGAGAACACTGCGTAA